One genomic window of Cannabis sativa cultivar Pink pepper isolate KNU-18-1 chromosome 2, ASM2916894v1, whole genome shotgun sequence includes the following:
- the LOC115721253 gene encoding uncharacterized protein At5g39865 isoform X3, with amino-acid sequence MWRPWGKSPTRVHDTSSPSSIFSCSSFKDIENLCSSDESTQSHQLVPAPKRTYVVFHRVRAANSLLRAWSTARPPALPEPETDAAKRHDQSPPVISIPGAEKRIVVYFTSLRVVRSTFEDCRAVRSILRGFRVSIDERDLSMDSSFLSELQQILGQRKLTLPRVFIGGRYVGGADEVRQLHEMGELKKFVEGLPAVEPGVCDTCGGICFVLCDDCNGSHKLYSEKGGFKSCTSCNENGLIRR; translated from the exons ATGTGGCGGCCGTGGGGCAAATCGCCGACTCGGGTTCATGACACGTCATCACCTTCTTCCATATTCTCCTGTTCTTCTTTTAAAGACATCGAGAATCTCTGTTCTTCGGACGAGTCGACTCAGTCACACCAACTCGTTCCCGCACCCAAGAGAACCTACGTAGTTTTCCACCGAGTCCGAGCCGCCAACTCACTTCTCCGCGCCTGGTCGACTGCTCGCCCGCCAGCTCTACCCGAGCCCGAAACCGATGCCGCGAAACGACACGATCAATCTCCGCCGGTGATCTCCATCCCTGGGGCGGAGAAGAGAATAGTTGTGTACTTCACGAGCCTGAGGGTAGTACGGTCGACGTTCGAGGATTGCAGGGCCGTCCGATCCATCCTTAGAGGGTTTCGTGTATCGATCGACGAACGAGACTTGTCGATGGACTCGAGTTTCTTGTCTGAGCTGCAGCAAATCCTTGGTCAAAGAAAGTTGACTCTCCCGAGGGTTTTCATTGGCGGGAGGTACGTGGGTGGGGCCGACGAGGTGAGACAGCTTCACGAGATGGGCGAGCTCAAGAAGTTCGTCGAAGGGTTGCCCGCAGTGGAACCGGGCGTGTGTGACACGTGCGGCGGCATCTGTTTCGTTCTGTGTGACGATTGCAATGGCAGCCATAAGTTGTACTCTGAGAAAGGAGGCTTTAAGAGTTGTACCTCCTGCAATGAGAACGGTCTCATAAG AAGATAA
- the LOC115721253 gene encoding uncharacterized protein At5g39865 isoform X1 has product MWRPWGKSPTRVHDTSSPSSIFSCSSFKDIENLCSSDESTQSHQLVPAPKRTYVVFHRVRAANSLLRAWSTARPPALPEPETDAAKRHDQSPPVISIPGAEKRIVVYFTSLRVVRSTFEDCRAVRSILRGFRVSIDERDLSMDSSFLSELQQILGQRKLTLPRVFIGGRYVGGADEVRQLHEMGELKKFVEGLPAVEPGVCDTCGGICFVLCDDCNGSHKLYSEKGGFKSCTSCNENGLIRCPSCFSPSDY; this is encoded by the coding sequence ATGTGGCGGCCGTGGGGCAAATCGCCGACTCGGGTTCATGACACGTCATCACCTTCTTCCATATTCTCCTGTTCTTCTTTTAAAGACATCGAGAATCTCTGTTCTTCGGACGAGTCGACTCAGTCACACCAACTCGTTCCCGCACCCAAGAGAACCTACGTAGTTTTCCACCGAGTCCGAGCCGCCAACTCACTTCTCCGCGCCTGGTCGACTGCTCGCCCGCCAGCTCTACCCGAGCCCGAAACCGATGCCGCGAAACGACACGATCAATCTCCGCCGGTGATCTCCATCCCTGGGGCGGAGAAGAGAATAGTTGTGTACTTCACGAGCCTGAGGGTAGTACGGTCGACGTTCGAGGATTGCAGGGCCGTCCGATCCATCCTTAGAGGGTTTCGTGTATCGATCGACGAACGAGACTTGTCGATGGACTCGAGTTTCTTGTCTGAGCTGCAGCAAATCCTTGGTCAAAGAAAGTTGACTCTCCCGAGGGTTTTCATTGGCGGGAGGTACGTGGGTGGGGCCGACGAGGTGAGACAGCTTCACGAGATGGGCGAGCTCAAGAAGTTCGTCGAAGGGTTGCCCGCAGTGGAACCGGGCGTGTGTGACACGTGCGGCGGCATCTGTTTCGTTCTGTGTGACGATTGCAATGGCAGCCATAAGTTGTACTCTGAGAAAGGAGGCTTTAAGAGTTGTACCTCCTGCAATGAGAACGGTCTCATAAGGTGCCCTTCTTGTTTTTCTCCCTCTGATTAttga
- the LOC115721253 gene encoding uncharacterized protein At5g39865 isoform X2 — MWRPWGKSPTRVHDTSSPSSIFSCSSFKDIENLCSSDESTQSHQLVPAPKRTYVVFHRVRAANSLLRAWSTARPPALPEPETDAAKRHDQSPPVISIPGAEKRIVVYFTSLRVVRSTFEDCRAVRSILRGFRVSIDERDLSMDSSFLSELQQILGQRKLTLPRVFIGGRYVGGADEVRQLHEMGELKKFVEGLPAVEPGVCDTCGGICFVLCDDCNGSHKLYSEKGGFKSCTSCNENGLIRW; from the exons ATGTGGCGGCCGTGGGGCAAATCGCCGACTCGGGTTCATGACACGTCATCACCTTCTTCCATATTCTCCTGTTCTTCTTTTAAAGACATCGAGAATCTCTGTTCTTCGGACGAGTCGACTCAGTCACACCAACTCGTTCCCGCACCCAAGAGAACCTACGTAGTTTTCCACCGAGTCCGAGCCGCCAACTCACTTCTCCGCGCCTGGTCGACTGCTCGCCCGCCAGCTCTACCCGAGCCCGAAACCGATGCCGCGAAACGACACGATCAATCTCCGCCGGTGATCTCCATCCCTGGGGCGGAGAAGAGAATAGTTGTGTACTTCACGAGCCTGAGGGTAGTACGGTCGACGTTCGAGGATTGCAGGGCCGTCCGATCCATCCTTAGAGGGTTTCGTGTATCGATCGACGAACGAGACTTGTCGATGGACTCGAGTTTCTTGTCTGAGCTGCAGCAAATCCTTGGTCAAAGAAAGTTGACTCTCCCGAGGGTTTTCATTGGCGGGAGGTACGTGGGTGGGGCCGACGAGGTGAGACAGCTTCACGAGATGGGCGAGCTCAAGAAGTTCGTCGAAGGGTTGCCCGCAGTGGAACCGGGCGTGTGTGACACGTGCGGCGGCATCTGTTTCGTTCTGTGTGACGATTGCAATGGCAGCCATAAGTTGTACTCTGAGAAAGGAGGCTTTAAGAGTTGTACCTCCTGCAATGAGAACGGTCTCATAAG gtggtag